The Leifsonia sp. ZF2019 DNA segment ACCTCGCCGACCTGGGCCGCGCGGAGGCCGCGCTCGCCAAGCAGAACGCCGAGATCCGCGAGGTCGAGACCGCGCGCGCCAGCGAGTTCGCCCGCATCGACGCCGCCGAGCAGATCGCCGAGCGCCAGAAGGCGCTGAGCCTCAAGCAGGCCACGATCAAGGCCGAGACCGATCGTGCCAACGCCGAGGCGGAGGCCGCGGGGCAGCTCGCGCAGGCCGAGCAGCAGAAGCTGGTCGCGACGCAGGAGCGCGACGCCCTCGCCGAGAAGGCGAAGGTGGAGCAGGAGCGTCTCGACATCGAGGTGCGCAAGCCCGCCGAGGCCGACGCGTACGCGACGGTCCAGCGCGCCCAGGCCGAGCGCGACGCGGCCAACGCCGCCACCGAGGCCGACGCCTACAAGCGCCGCACGATCGCCGAGGCCAACAAGGTCGCCGCCGTGCAGGACGCCCAGGCTGCCGCGGAGTCCGTCCGCCTCGCCGGTGAGGCGGAGCGCGACCGGCAGATCGCGCTCGCCGCCGGTGTGCGTGCGGACGGCGAGGCGCGGGCTTCGGCGATCGAGGCCGAGGGTCTCGCGGAGGCACGGGCCACCGACGCCAAGGCCGAGGCGCTGCGGAAGTTCGGGGAGGCGGGCCTGGCGTCCGAGATCATCGACCGCCTGCCCGAGATCACGCGCGCCGTCGCGGAGCCGCTGGGCAATATCGACAACCTCACGGTCATCAGCACCGAGGGCGCGTCCGCGGTCACCAAGACGATCGGCCAGGTGACGAGCGAGGTGCCGAAGGTCGTC contains these protein-coding regions:
- a CDS encoding flotillin family protein; this encodes MNTPSSIAGIIAVVGIIVAVLAVFLFIASRIRRVAPNEALVIVGRGAGRASAAAVASGEHEGGQRVVIGGRVFIWPILQQGFAISLEQRQIGIVVEGVDANFIKLAIQASVNFKVSGTPEGVRRAAQRFLSQQNSLTEIIQQSLEGSLRSIIGNMPVKDIISNRNALSEAVVEATKVDLAEQGLQVDLLNISDISTPGTNYLADLGRAEAALAKQNAEIREVETARASEFARIDAAEQIAERQKALSLKQATIKAETDRANAEAEAAGQLAQAEQQKLVATQERDALAEKAKVEQERLDIEVRKPAEADAYATVQRAQAERDAANAATEADAYKRRTIAEANKVAAVQDAQAAAESVRLAGEAERDRQIALAAGVRADGEARASAIEAEGLAEARATDAKAEALRKFGEAGLASEIIDRLPEITRAVAEPLGNIDNLTVISTEGASAVTKTIGQVTSEVPKVVKDLTGLDLGAILGSLAGGALGATALGAAAPGTATRVERPTSPATTAGE